The Streptomyces sp. B3I8 nucleotide sequence GTCGAAGGTCATGACCTCGAAGTGGTCGATGTCGTTCGGTTTGAAGGCCGCGCCGCCGCGGACGTACAGCGGCTGCTTCGCCTCCTCCGCCTTCGCGTTCGCGATGCCGTAGCCCCAGTTCGGGACCGACCACGAGCTCACCGTCTCGCGTTCGCCGTTCTTGCCGACGGCGATCAGCGAGCACTTCTGCGGGCCCTTGACGTTCTTCAGCTGCAGGACCGCGTCGGTGCCCCAGTCCTTCTCCTGCATCGCGACGACCGCGCTGACGGCCGTCCCGGCGTCCGTGTGCGACACCTTGTCGTCGATGCTCTGGAACGCTTCCTTCGCGGCGGCCGGTGCCGCCTGTGCCGTCGAACCGCCGCCGTCGTCGCCGCCGTTGACCGCCAGCACGGCGAGGGGGCCGCCGATGACGAGTGCCGCCGCGGCGGCCACCAGGTAGAAGCCGCGGCGACGCTTGAGCGCCCGCTTCTCCGACACCTCGTCGACCAGGCGTTCCACGAGGCGTGGGCTGGGCTTCGCGGAGAGGGACTCGCCGATCGCGGGGGTTCCGGCACCGGGCAGGTCCGCCAGCGCGGCCAGCATCGGTTCCATTCCGGAGAGGCTGTCGAGCTGCTGTCCGCACCACTCGCACGTGGCGAGGTGGGCCTCGAACTCGGTCGCCTCGGCGTCGTCGAGGATGCCGAGGGCGTACGCGCCGACCGTCTCGTGGATGTTGTCGTCCCCGGAACCGCCGCGTGGACCGTGCACGGAGCCGGGGGAACCGGATCCGTATCCCCCGTAGATGTTGCTCATGCCGTCACCCCGCGCTCCTCGAGAGCCAGCTTCATCGACCGCAGGGCGTAGAACACCCGTGAGCGCACCGTGCCACTGGGTATTCCGAGCGTTTCGGCCGCCTCATTGACCGTACGCCCCTTGAAGTAGGTTTCGACCAGGACCTCCCGATGAGCAGGGGTCAGGTCGTCGAGCGCGTCCGACAGTGTCATCAGCCACAACGCCTTGTCGATCTCGTCCTCCGCGGGGATGACCTCCAGCGGCGACGGGTCCACCTCCTGCGGCCGGGCCTGCCGGCTGCGGTGGCCGTCGATGACGATGCGCCGGGCGACCGTCACCAGCCAGGGGCGTACCGAACCGGTCGCTCGATTCAGCTGACCGGCGTTCTTCCAAGCACGGATGAGCGTTTCCTGCACGACGTCCTCGGCACGCTGCCGGTCACCCGCGACCAGACGCAGCACATAGGCGAGCAACGGTCCCGCGTGTTCCCGGTACAACGCACGCATCAGCTCCTCGTCCGGTTCGGTCGAAGAACTCGACGCGGACGGAGCCATGCGATGTCGGGCCCTTGGCCTTCGTTCATCAGCCACGGCGGAATCCTTGCGCACGCCCACCTCCGATGTCCGGGGGTTCCCCCAGTCGGTCGCTCACATCCGGGTACGTGGGCGGGTGTCGTTGTGTTCAACGTGACAGCACGATTTTGTGACGGGAGGTGTGGGAGCTCACGCCAGTGGGCATCCATTTCACCCGCTACGGGACATTCGACCGTCGCCACCGGGAGACACAGGTCACAGGGGCGTCTTAATCACTTCGTGATGCACGGAAATCCGTACGTGAAAATTCGGCCCGGCCCGTGTGGAGGAAATGTCGAGACGGCGTGTCCGGGTCGTACGGACTCGTACGACCTCGTGCGATCTCGTACGGCTCGTGCGACCTCGGACGTGCTCGTGCGGGCTCGGACGTGCTCGTGCGGGCTCGTACCCGGTCGCGGTGAGGGGCACGTTCGTCGAGGCCGTACAGGGGTTCAGGCGCGGGCCAGGGCCGCGCGGCGGCGGTGGCGGGCGACGCGTTCGCGGTTGCCGCACATCTCGCTCGAACACCAGCGGCGGCGCCGGCCCCGGGAGGTGTCCAGGTAGACGAGGGGGCAGTTGTCGCCCTCGCAGCGGCGCAGCCCCGCACGGGCGACGGGGTCGGTGAGCAGGTCCAGGGCGTCCCGGGCGAGGACGGCGAGCAGCGCGGCGCAGGTGGGAGGTGTCCGCAGCGCGCGGACGAGGGTGCCGTCGGGGGCGCGGAGCGCGTGGGGCGTGGGGGGCTCCTGGCGGGCGCGGGCGTTGAGGTGGGCGAGGGCGAGGGCGAGGTCGTCGGCGGGGCCCCCGTCCGGGCGGAGGCTCGCCTCGATCAACCGGGCCGTGCGGTCGCGCAGTTCACGGAACGGGGGGAGCCAGGTGGTGTCGACGTGGGTGAGCGGGGTGCCGGGCGGGACCAGGGGGGTGGTGGTGATCCAGGTGCGCAGGGAGGCGGGGGTGAGGAGGTGTTCGGCGGGGTGCGTGGTGGCGAGGAGGTCGAGGCAGGGGCGGCCGGCGTCGAAGCGGGGGGTACCGGCGCCGGCGCCGGTTGTGGACGGGAGCATGGGGGTCACCGCCTAGGGCCTGTCGTTCGGATCAGCTCGCAGACACGGGGTCCGGCACGCACATCTGCGGCGTTGTCGTCACTCGCCGACGCTCCGCGTCGACTCCCTCCTCCGCCTTGCGGCTGCACGCACCAGACCCCGCTCACGGTGCTGGATCGGCGCCGTCGGCCCCCTGCGACCTGATCCGAACGACAGACCCGGAGGGCCGGGGCGCGCCGGTCCTTCTACAGTGCCCGTCGGGAAGCGGGACGGGAACCCCCCGGGACGGGCGGGGGTGTTCCCCGCCCCGGCCCGTCCCGGCCCGCCCCGGGGAGTTCCCTCGCTCCCGTCCTCAGCGGGCGCAGTCCTCGGCCGTGTCCAGGGAGAGGCGATACCCCCGCTTCACCACCGTCTGGATCAGGTGGGGCGTGGCCAGTGCCGCCCGCAGGCGGGTCATCGCCGTCTCCACGGCGTGTTCGTCGCGGCCCGTGCCGGGCAGGGCCCGCAGCAGGGTGGCGCGCGGGACGACCCAGCCCGGGCGGTGGGCGAGGGTCCGGAGCAGGGACATGCCGGCCGGCGGCACCGTCCGCAACTCCCCGTCCACCAGCACCGCGTGGCCGCGGATCTCCAGCCGGTGCCCGGCGACGGGGAGGGTGCGGGCGCGGGCCGGCAGCTCGCGGCACAGGAGCTGCACCAGCGGGCCGAGCCGGAACCGCTCGGGCTGCACCGTCGGCACCCCGCGCTCCTGCAACGGCACCGCGGTGACCGGTCCGACGCACGCGGCCAGGACGTCGTGCCCCAGCACGGCCAGGACGTCGTCGAGCATCCCGCGCCGCTCCGCGCGGGAGAACAGGGAGGCGGCGGCGGGCGCGCTGGTGAACGTCAAGGCGTCTATCCCGCCCGCCACCGTCGCGTCGAGCAGCCGGTCCAGGGGGCCGATGTCCTCCGGCGGCATCCACCGGTACACCGGCACCCCGACCACCTTTGCCCCGCTCTCCCGCAGCGCCTCGACGAAGCCGGGCAGCGGTTCGCCGTGCAGTTGGACGGCGATGCGGCTGCCCTCGACGCCCTCGTCGAGGAGCCGGTCGAGCACCTCGGCCATCGACTCCGACGAGGGCGACCACCGCTCCGTGAGCCCGGCGGCCCGTACCGCCCCCTTGACCTTGGGCCCGCGGGCGAGCAGTTCGACGTCGCCGTCGCGGAGCAGGGCGAGGAGTTCCTCGCCGAGCCCCCAGCCGTCGGCGGCCTCGACCCAGCCGCGGAAGCCGATCGCCGTGGTGGCGACCACCACGTCGGGTTTCTGGCGCAGCAACCCCTTGGTGGCGGCGAGGAGTTCGCCGTCGTCGGAGAGCGGCACGATGCGCAGGGCGGGGGCGTGCTGGACGACGGCGCCGCGCCGTTCGAGCAGCGCGCCCAGCTCCTCCGCCCGGCGCGCGGCGGTCACGCCGACGGTGAACCCGGCGAGCGGTCCGTGCGGTGACTGCTGCTGATCGTCCATGGCTCTCGTTCCGTGCTCGTTCGCTGCTCGTCCCGTGCTCGGTCGGCGTACCGGGCCCCCGTCCCTCTCCGCCCGCGTTTCGAGCCTGCCAACACCGCGTGACGGTACCGGTTCGGTCCGGTGTCGCCCGTGTTACGTCCTGCCTCACACCTCAACGTAGCTGAGCTGGGCCTTCGGGTCCGGGGCCGCGGTGTCGCGGGCCGGGCCCGCCGGGCGCCGAAGGTATACGGCCCAGGTGAGGCCGAAGCAGAGGGCGTAGAAGGCGAGGAAGGCGGCGAAGGCGCCGGTGCCGGAATCGTAGGAGAGGAAGGACTGGCGGAAGGCGAGATTGATGCCGACGCCGCCGAGCGCGCCCACCGCGCCGATGAGCCCCATCGACGCGCCGGAGAGCCGGCGCCCGTACGCCGCCGCCTCCTCCCCCACGAGCCCCTCGGCCAGGGCCTTGGCCCGGAAGATGCCGGGGATCATCTTGAACGTCGACCCGTTGCCGAGCCCGCTGAGCACGAACAGCACGACGAACACGGTCACGAACAGCGGCAGCGACCCGGCGAGACCGGCCGCCAGCAGGCCCGCGGTGGCCGCCGCCATGCCGACGTAGTTCCACAGGGTGATCCGCGCGCCGCCGTAACGGTCGGCGAGCCTGCCGCCGAGGGGGCGGACCAGCGAGCCCAGCAGCGGGCCGATGAAGGTGAGGTACGCGGCCTGCAACGGCGTACGCCCGAACTCGTTCTGCAGCACCATCCCGAAGGCGAAGCTGTAGCCGATGAACGAGCCGAACGTGCCGACGTAGAGGAAGGACATGATCCAGGTGTGGACGTCCCGCGCGGCGTCCTTCGCGGCACCGGTGTCGTTCTTCACGGAGGCCAGGTTGTCCATGCGCAGCGCGGCGAGCACGGCGGCGAGCAGGATCAGCGGGATGTAGATGCCGAGCAGCAGCCGCGGACCACCGCCCGCGCCGATGAGCGCGAGCGCGACGAGCTGGATCACGGGCACGCCGATGTTGCCGCCGCCCGCGTTGAGGCCGAGGGCCCACCCCTTCTTCCGCAGCGGGAAGAAGGCGTTGATGTTGGTCATGGAGGAGGCGAAGTTGCCGCCGCCGACACCGGCGAGGAGGGCCACGAGAAGGAAGGTCGTGAAGCCGGTCCCGGGTTTCATCACCACGAACGCGGCGATGGTCGGGACGAGCAGCAGGCTCGCGGAGATCACGGTCCAGTTCCGCCCCCCGAACACCGCGACGGCGAAGGTGTAGGGGACGCGGGCGACCGCGCCGACGAGAGTGACGACCGAGGTCAGCAGGAACTTGTCGGCGGGGGTGAGCCCGTACTCGGGCCCCATGAACAGCACGAGCACGGACCACAGGGTCCACACGGAGAACCCGATGTGCTCGGACAGCACGGAGAAGAAGAGGTTGCGGCGGGCGATCCGTTCCCCCTTCTCCTCCCAGAACGCCTCGTCCTCCGGATCCCAGCGCTCGATCCAGCGGCCGGCTTGGGTGCTCGGACTGGTCATCGTGCCTCCACTGTCGGTGCCGGCCTCCGACGCTAGGCACACGGCGTTTCACGCCTGTGGCAGCACGTCACCACAGAGGAACGTTGCGCTCACGCGGCGCGGCGGTGGCTTGAGAGGCCCTCGGCCCGCCGCGTCACCGCGCGCCCCTCTCGAACCACAGCAGCTTGCCGCCGCCCCGCCCCAAGAGGTCCCCGCTCAGCGGGCCGTGCTGGACCATCTGGACTCCTGCGCGCTTGCCCAGCCGCAGTCGCGCGACTCCGTTCACGGTCTGGCACAAGAGATCTGAGAGGACCGACGATGCACGACATCGAGTGGCAGAAGTCCACCTACAGCGGTGACGGCTCGGACTGCGTCCACATCGCCGCGGCGGCCCCCGGCACCATCCTCCTCCGCGAGAGCGACGAACCCGAGGACCGCGTCCTCACCACCGCCCCCCTCCGCCCTGCGGCAGCTCATACGCTCCCTCACGTAGCACCGTCCGTCAGGAACTGGGCTCCCGCCGCCTCCGCCAGTCCCGGGCCGAACAACGTGGCGGGGGTTCGTGCGCCCGGGGTGGCCTCGCCGCGGGCCAGGCGGGCCGCGACCTCCGCGGCCACCGCCGTCGTGAACTCCATGGCCTCGCCCGTGCGCAGCCACGCCTCGTGGGTGGTGCCGTCGGGCCAGGTCGCGCGGGCGCGGGCCCAGGAGTGGGGGCGGGGGGCCGCGCGTTCGGTGGCGCGGACCCGGGCGAGCCGCCGCTTCGCCGCGTTGCCGATCGCCGGGCGGGCCAGCAGGGCCGCCGCGAGGGGCAGGAGCGCGCGGACCACCAGGGCGCTCGGGATCTCCGTGTTGCCTGCCGTCACATACGGGGCGCCGCTCGCGCGGTGGGCGGCCTCCAGGTCACCGGACGGCAGCGCCATGGCCCGGACCGCGGAGCCGTCCGGCAGGGTGAACCTCTCGACTCCGCCGCCGGTCCGGGCGCGGACGAGACGGCCTCCCTCGTAGCGGCGGCCGCCGACCGTGGCGCCGTCGACCAGGCTGGCCGCCAGCGCCTCGCCGAGCAGGCCGGGCTCCGTGCGGACCGACGGCACCGCGTCCACCCGCAGCCGCTCCGCCGGCGGCCTGCCCTCGCACACCTTGCGTACGGCGCTTTCGGTGGCGCACACGCCGAAGCCGGCACCGGGGACCAGGGTGCTGCCGCCCGCCACCGCCTCGTCGTGCAGGTCGAGGACCTGGCGGATCGACGTGAGTTCGTTGGAGAGGTCGAGGTAGTGGGTGCCCGGCGGACAGGCGCGGATCAGCGGGACCGCGGTGGAGGTGAACGGGCCGATCGTGTTGACGATCACGGTCGGCGCGCTGCGCGCCAGTACCGCGGCCGTCTCCTCCACCGTGCCGGCCACGACGGTGCGCGCGTCCCCGCCCACCTCTCCGGCCAGGTCGCGCAGGCGGCCGGCGTCGCGGCCCACCAGGACCAGGGCGAGGCCGCGCGCCGCCAGCAGCGCGGCGATCGCCCGGCCGGTGCGGCCGGTCGCGCCCAGGATCCAGATGCCGCCGCCGTCACCGGCCGGCCCGGTTTCCGTTTCGGTCCCCGTCTTCTCCGACACCCTGACCGCCGTCCTCTCACCGCTTCGTTCCGTCGTCCTCCTTCAGGATCGGAGCGGGTGGCCCACTGCGTCCAAAGCCTGTTTCGCACGGGCCGATACGGTTCGGGCATCGCGCCAGGTCGGAGAGCCGGGCCGGGGAATCAGAAGGGCGGTAGGGCAGCCGGGAGTCCGGCTGCCCCGCAGCGCGTGCGGCGGCGGCTCCACCGTCAGGCGGGGTGGCCCGCCGACCGGGAGCCGGCCGCCCTGGCCCGCCCCTTCCCGGCCCCGTTCGGCCACAGCCTCGGCCGTCGCCTCGCCGCCAGGTCCTCCATCCACCCGAAGGCGACGATCGCCACCGCGAGCATCGGCCAGACCAGGACGAACGGCCAGTAGTCGTATGTGGAGTCGAGCATCGACACCGCGCCCTCGCTCTGCATGAACGGCAGCTCGTAGGCCTTGTCGAGGATCGGGAACGTGAACGCGATCAGCAGGTTGTGCCAGAGGTAGATCGTGACCGCGCGGTTGTTCGACAGGGTCACCAGCCTGTCCCACCTGGCCAGCCTGCCCGGCAGCTCCTGCCACGACGGGGAGTACTGGAGCAGGATGGCCACGAACCCGAGCGACCAGGCCGCCTGCACGAACGGCATCTCGTCCAGGTTCCAGCCCTCGTCGCCGAGGTGGCCCGAAGCCCACCACAGGGCGAAGGCCATCACGAAGGCGGAGCCGGAGACGACGGCGTAGCGGGGGATCCTCTTCAGCATGCCGTCGTGGTGCGCGAACCCGAGCACCCAGCAGCTCCCGTAGACCGCGAAGTCCGTCACGGCGTTGCCGGTCTCGCCCGGGATGCTCACGAGACCCGCGTCGATCAGCACCGTCAGGCCCAGCGGCGCGAGCAGTGTCGGCCACGGGAAGCGGCGGAACGCCCACAGCAGCAGCGGGGAGGCGACCACGAACCAGAGATACGCGCGCAGGTACCACAGGGGGCCGGCCGCGTCGTCCGGCCAGGTGGCGCCGAGGATGCCGGTGGAGTCGCTGCCGAGTTCGGCCGGGTACGGCGGGGCGCCGACCGGGACGATGTACTCCAGCAGCTTCACCAGTCCGGCGAAACCGGAGCCGAGGTCGGGGTCCTTGGTGGGGTTCCAGCCGCCGCCGACGATCATCATCGTCAGCAGGACGGCCGCGAACAGCCACATCGGGGGCAGCAGCCGACGCAGCCGGCCCCGGATCACGCTGACCGCCGGGCGCTTGAGCGATCGGGCCATCAGCGAGCCCGCCAGGGCGAACATGACGCCCATGGAGGGGAACAGGATCGTCAGCCAGGCCCACCCGAAGATGTGGAACGCGACGACGCGGACCAGGGCGAGCGAGCGCAGCAGGTCCAGGTAGCGGTCCCGGCCGGGCTTCCTCGACGGGGGCGTTCCCGGGGCGGCCTCGGTCTCGGCCTCCGTCGTCGCCGCCTTCCCCGCCGTCGCCGCCGTTCGCCGGACCGGGAAGCCGTCCGTGAGCGGGCCGGCCGCCGACGCCGGGACCGGGTCCGTGACAAGCGCCGGGTCCGTCGCCGGGTCGTACGTGTCCGCACCCGCGACCGGGGCACCCGCCCACGCCTCCCGCCCGGCGGCCGAGGCGCGCGTCCAGGAGTCCGGGCCGGCGTCCGAACCGGCGTCCGGACCACCGTAGGCGGGCCCCCCGGACGCCGCGGAACCCGCCGGCCGCCGCCGGTCCCCCACACTCGCGCCTTCCCCGTACGATCCAGCGCCGGACGCGCCCCTACCCTCATGTGCCGTCATCCGACGGGCCTCCGTTCACTGCCGGCACCGCTGCCGCTGCCGACACCGCTGCCGCTTCGCTCACCCGTGCGCTGCTGCGGGATGACGCCCGGTGCCTCCACGACGCCCGTACGCCGCAGTTTCTGCCAGCGGAGCCGGCCGCCGGTGAGCGCCGTGGCCCAGGAGCGGAGCAGGACCACGTACATGAGCTGCCGGTAGAGGATCTGCTGGAGCGGGAGCGAGACGAGGTGCCGCGTCTTCTCGCGGTCCAGCCGGAACGCGTACGCCGCGCAGACCCCCTGGATCGCCATGACGCCCAGCCAGGCCACGATCGTCTTCTGGGTGGGGCCGAAGACCACCCCGTACACCAGGAAGATGTCGATCAGCGGCGCCAGCAGCGGTGCCACGACCATGAACAGGGAGACGAACGGCAGGCCGACGCGGCCGAAGCGGCCCGAGGGTCCCTTGTCGACGAGCGCCCCGCGGTGCTTCCAGATCGCCTGCATCGTGCCGTACGACCAGCGGTAGCGCTGCGACCAGAGCTGCTGCACGGACTCCGGCGCCTCGGTCCAGGCGCGCGCGTCCTCCGCGTAGACCACGCGCCAGCCGTCCCGGTGCAGGGCCATGGTGACGTCGGTGTCCTCGGCGAGCGTGTCGTCGCTCATGCCGCCCACCCGCTCCAGCGCGCTGCGGCGGAAGGCGCCGACCGCGCCGGGGATCGTCGGCATGCAGCCGAGGAGGTCGTACATCCGGCGGTCGAGGTTGAAGCCCATCACGTACTCGATGTGCTGCCAGGCCCCGATCAGCGAGTCCTTGTTGCCGACCTTCGCGTTGCCCGCGACCGCGCCGACCTTCGGGTCGGCGAACGGCTGCACCAGCTCGCGCACGGTGGCCGGTTCGAAGACCGTGTCACCGTCCATCATCACGATGATGTCGTACCGGGCGTTGGCCAGGCCCCGGTTGAGCGCGGCCGGCTTGCCCGCGTTGAGCTGGCGCACTACCCGTACGCCGGGCAGGTCCAGGTCCTCGACGATGCGGGCGGTGCCGTCGCTGGAGCCGTCGTCGATGACCAGCACCTCGATGGGATGGTCACTGGCGACGAGCGAACGCACCGTGTTCTCGATGCACTTGGCCTCGTTGTACGCGGGCACCAGCACGCTGACCGGTTCGGTGATCGGCCCGTCGGGACCCCAGCGAAAGCCCTTGCGGCGCACCCGGCGGGCGTGCCGGCCGGAGAGCAGCAGCATCAGGGCGAAGCGGGCGAAGACCAGGAAGCCGACGACGGCGAGGCAGACGACCATCGCGTCGGTGATGCCGTCGGAGGCCTGGACGAGGAAGACCCATGCCCGGCCCTTCCACAGTTCCGCGCCGCCGACCGGGGTGTGGGCGCTGGGTGCGCCGAGCGCGTCGGTGAGGTTCTCGAACCGGTACCCCTTGGCCCGCAGTTCGGGGAGGAACCGGTCGAGCGCCTGCACGGTCTGGTGCCTGTCGCCGCCGGAGTCGTGCATCAGGACGATGGCGCCCTCGCCGTCCTTCGGGGTGGCGTTCTCGATGATCCGGTCGACGCCCGGCTTCTGCCAGTCCTCGCTGTCGGTGTTGTTGACGACGGTGAGATAGCCGAGCGAGCCGACGTACTCCGTCACCGGCCAGGACTTGTTGTCCATGGCGTCGGCGAAGGAGGAGTACGGCGGCCGGAACAGCGAGGTCCGGATGCCGGCGGCGCCCTCCAGGGCGAGCTGGTTCTGCGAGAGCTGCCAGTCGATGCCGCTGTGCGACTTGTAGGAGAGGTCGGGGTGGTTGAAGGAGTGCAGCCCGATCTCGTGGCCCTCGTCGACGATGCGCCTGACCAGGTCGGGGTGTTGCGAGGCCATCGTGCCGGTGATGAAGAAGACCGCGTGCGCGTGGTGCTTCTTCAGCACGTCGAGCACCTTCGGGGTCCAGGTGGGGTCGGGGCCGTCGTCGAAGGTGAGGACGAGCCTGTGCCGGGGCACGCTCAGCGTCGACGCCTTGCCGTTGCGGGTGTCGATGACCGGGCCGCCGTCGAGGATCCTGTCCGGCACCTGGTCGGTGGCGGCCTCGGGGCGGACCCGGTAGTCGGCGAGGATCTCGCTGTGCACGTAGCCGCGCAGCAGCAGCATCGCCGTCATGGCGAGCAGCAGCGCGGCCGGCAGGAAGAAGCGCATCGGCAGCCGGACGCGGCGGGCGTCGACCTTTCGCGCGCCGGTCTGGGAGTGGGCGTCGCCCCCGGAGGAGCGGCGTCGGTCGGAGCGGCGTGCCATCAGAGGGTGGTCTCCGGAGACTGGGCGGGCGGGGCGGCGGACGGGCCGTCGGCCGCGACGGGGGTCTGGGCGGCGGGTCCGTCGGCGGCGTTGTCGGTGGTGCCGCCCGCGGCGCCGGGCCCGACGGACGGGGAGGGGTCCGGGGAGGTGACGGCGGAGGTGGTCGGGGACGGGGAGGCGGGCGGGTTGTCGACGGTGCCCGTGCCACCGCCGCCGGTGCCCGGGTCGGTCTTGGTGCCGCCGCCGGACGACTTCTTCGTGGTGGAGGCCGACGGCTTGGGCTTCTTGCCGGAGGTGCCCGGCTTCTTGCTGCTGCCCGCGGAGACCCCGGGCGAGGCGGAGGCACCGACGGGCGGGGCGGCACCGCCGGTCGGGCCACCGGGGTCGGCGCTGACGCCGGGAAGGACACCACCGGTGACCGCGGACGGGGCGGCGGAGTGCGAGGGACGGGAGGAGGTCTCGACCTTGTTCGCCGGAGCCTTGTCGGCCGCGCCGGGGATGGGCACGGGGACCCAGGGCGCGGCGGAGTTGCCGGACAGCAGGGTCGCGACGATCACGACGGCGTAGAGGCCGCAGGCGATGCCGACGGCGATGCCGATGCGGCGGAAGCGACGGCTGCGGCGGCCCGACTCGTCGACGAAGACGGGCCCGTCGGAGTCCTTGCCACCACCGTCGGCGACGGGGCCGGTGGGTCGCCCCGTCCCGGCGGCTCCGGGAGCCGTGCCGGGCGCGGGCGTACGGCCGCCGTCCAGCCGCCGGCCGACGCCGTCGAGCTGCACGGTGACCTCGTGCGGGTCGTGGTTGCGGCCGGGCTCGCCGGTGCGCTCCCAGGCGGGGCGGGGGCCGGCGCCCTTCGGCGGGCGGGGCGCGGGTGCGGGTGCGCCGCCGGGCGTGGAGGGGGTGCCGGTGGTGCGGGAGGCACCGGGGACCGGCTCGGGGAGGACGGCGGTCCCCGGCTCGGACACCCCAAACATGTTCATGTCAGACGTCACACGTGTCACTGGTGCGGACGCCTCGACCTGGTCCTTTTTCGACAACGGGCGCGTCTCGGGCTCGGCGGGCGCGGCGGTCACGGAGGGCCCGGGTCTGCCTCCTGGCACTCCGGCTCCCGGCCGCGGCGAGAGACGGCGGGTCGACGAAGGTGTCGGCGGACGGCCCGGCACAGGAGCCGCCGGACGTGCCGACGGACGTGCCGTGTCGAAGGGCGCGAGCAGATCCGCCCCGACGGACGCGGAGTCCGGCGTGACCCCCGAGGCCGTGCCCGGCACGGAGTCCGGCGCGACACCCGACGCCTTGCCCGGCGGCCCGGAACCCTCGTCGAGCGCCGCGGCGCCGGCGCCAGGGCCCCGCTTCTTGTCGAACCACGACCCCGGCGTACCGGCGGGCTCCTCCG carries:
- a CDS encoding anti-sigma factor, whose product is MSNIYGGYGSGSPGSVHGPRGGSGDDNIHETVGAYALGILDDAEATEFEAHLATCEWCGQQLDSLSGMEPMLAALADLPGAGTPAIGESLSAKPSPRLVERLVDEVSEKRALKRRRGFYLVAAAAALVIGGPLAVLAVNGGDDGGGSTAQAAPAAAKEAFQSIDDKVSHTDAGTAVSAVVAMQEKDWGTDAVLQLKNVKGPQKCSLIAVGKNGERETVSSWSVPNWGYGIANAKAEEAKQPLYVRGGAAFKPNDIDHFEVMTFDGKRLVEVDA
- a CDS encoding sigma-70 family RNA polymerase sigma factor, which gives rise to MGVRKDSAVADERRPRARHRMAPSASSSSTEPDEELMRALYREHAGPLLAYVLRLVAGDRQRAEDVVQETLIRAWKNAGQLNRATGSVRPWLVTVARRIVIDGHRSRQARPQEVDPSPLEVIPAEDEIDKALWLMTLSDALDDLTPAHREVLVETYFKGRTVNEAAETLGIPSGTVRSRVFYALRSMKLALEERGVTA
- a CDS encoding ABATE domain-containing protein; translated protein: MLPSTTGAGAGTPRFDAGRPCLDLLATTHPAEHLLTPASLRTWITTTPLVPPGTPLTHVDTTWLPPFRELRDRTARLIEASLRPDGGPADDLALALAHLNARARQEPPTPHALRAPDGTLVRALRTPPTCAALLAVLARDALDLLTDPVARAGLRRCEGDNCPLVYLDTSRGRRRRWCSSEMCGNRERVARHRRRAALARA
- a CDS encoding uroporphyrinogen-III synthase encodes the protein MDDQQQSPHGPLAGFTVGVTAARRAEELGALLERRGAVVQHAPALRIVPLSDDGELLAATKGLLRQKPDVVVATTAIGFRGWVEAADGWGLGEELLALLRDGDVELLARGPKVKGAVRAAGLTERWSPSSESMAEVLDRLLDEGVEGSRIAVQLHGEPLPGFVEALRESGAKVVGVPVYRWMPPEDIGPLDRLLDATVAGGIDALTFTSAPAAASLFSRAERRGMLDDVLAVLGHDVLAACVGPVTAVPLQERGVPTVQPERFRLGPLVQLLCRELPARARTLPVAGHRLEIRGHAVLVDGELRTVPPAGMSLLRTLAHRPGWVVPRATLLRALPGTGRDEHAVETAMTRLRAALATPHLIQTVVKRGYRLSLDTAEDCAR
- a CDS encoding nitrate/nitrite transporter, with amino-acid sequence MTSPSTQAGRWIERWDPEDEAFWEEKGERIARRNLFFSVLSEHIGFSVWTLWSVLVLFMGPEYGLTPADKFLLTSVVTLVGAVARVPYTFAVAVFGGRNWTVISASLLLVPTIAAFVVMKPGTGFTTFLLVALLAGVGGGNFASSMTNINAFFPLRKKGWALGLNAGGGNIGVPVIQLVALALIGAGGGPRLLLGIYIPLILLAAVLAALRMDNLASVKNDTGAAKDAARDVHTWIMSFLYVGTFGSFIGYSFAFGMVLQNEFGRTPLQAAYLTFIGPLLGSLVRPLGGRLADRYGGARITLWNYVGMAAATAGLLAAGLAGSLPLFVTVFVVLFVLSGLGNGSTFKMIPGIFRAKALAEGLVGEEAAAYGRRLSGASMGLIGAVGALGGVGINLAFRQSFLSYDSGTGAFAAFLAFYALCFGLTWAVYLRRPAGPARDTAAPDPKAQLSYVEV
- a CDS encoding saccharopine dehydrogenase NADP-binding domain-containing protein, with the protein product MSEKTGTETETGPAGDGGGIWILGATGRTGRAIAALLAARGLALVLVGRDAGRLRDLAGEVGGDARTVVAGTVEETAAVLARSAPTVIVNTIGPFTSTAVPLIRACPPGTHYLDLSNELTSIRQVLDLHDEAVAGGSTLVPGAGFGVCATESAVRKVCEGRPPAERLRVDAVPSVRTEPGLLGEALAASLVDGATVGGRRYEGGRLVRARTGGGVERFTLPDGSAVRAMALPSGDLEAAHRASGAPYVTAGNTEIPSALVVRALLPLAAALLARPAIGNAAKRRLARVRATERAAPRPHSWARARATWPDGTTHEAWLRTGEAMEFTTAVAAEVAARLARGEATPGARTPATLFGPGLAEAAGAQFLTDGAT
- a CDS encoding acyltransferase, whose protein sequence is MGDRRRPAGSAASGGPAYGGPDAGSDAGPDSWTRASAAGREAWAGAPVAGADTYDPATDPALVTDPVPASAAGPLTDGFPVRRTAATAGKAATTEAETEAAPGTPPSRKPGRDRYLDLLRSLALVRVVAFHIFGWAWLTILFPSMGVMFALAGSLMARSLKRPAVSVIRGRLRRLLPPMWLFAAVLLTMMIVGGGWNPTKDPDLGSGFAGLVKLLEYIVPVGAPPYPAELGSDSTGILGATWPDDAAGPLWYLRAYLWFVVASPLLLWAFRRFPWPTLLAPLGLTVLIDAGLVSIPGETGNAVTDFAVYGSCWVLGFAHHDGMLKRIPRYAVVSGSAFVMAFALWWASGHLGDEGWNLDEMPFVQAAWSLGFVAILLQYSPSWQELPGRLARWDRLVTLSNNRAVTIYLWHNLLIAFTFPILDKAYELPFMQSEGAVSMLDSTYDYWPFVLVWPMLAVAIVAFGWMEDLAARRRPRLWPNGAGKGRARAAGSRSAGHPA
- a CDS encoding glycosyltransferase, encoding MARRSDRRRSSGGDAHSQTGARKVDARRVRLPMRFFLPAALLLAMTAMLLLRGYVHSEILADYRVRPEAATDQVPDRILDGGPVIDTRNGKASTLSVPRHRLVLTFDDGPDPTWTPKVLDVLKKHHAHAVFFITGTMASQHPDLVRRIVDEGHEIGLHSFNHPDLSYKSHSGIDWQLSQNQLALEGAAGIRTSLFRPPYSSFADAMDNKSWPVTEYVGSLGYLTVVNNTDSEDWQKPGVDRIIENATPKDGEGAIVLMHDSGGDRHQTVQALDRFLPELRAKGYRFENLTDALGAPSAHTPVGGAELWKGRAWVFLVQASDGITDAMVVCLAVVGFLVFARFALMLLLSGRHARRVRRKGFRWGPDGPITEPVSVLVPAYNEAKCIENTVRSLVASDHPIEVLVIDDGSSDGTARIVEDLDLPGVRVVRQLNAGKPAALNRGLANARYDIIVMMDGDTVFEPATVRELVQPFADPKVGAVAGNAKVGNKDSLIGAWQHIEYVMGFNLDRRMYDLLGCMPTIPGAVGAFRRSALERVGGMSDDTLAEDTDVTMALHRDGWRVVYAEDARAWTEAPESVQQLWSQRYRWSYGTMQAIWKHRGALVDKGPSGRFGRVGLPFVSLFMVVAPLLAPLIDIFLVYGVVFGPTQKTIVAWLGVMAIQGVCAAYAFRLDREKTRHLVSLPLQQILYRQLMYVVLLRSWATALTGGRLRWQKLRRTGVVEAPGVIPQQRTGERSGSGVGSGSGAGSERRPVG